One window of Saprospiraceae bacterium genomic DNA carries:
- a CDS encoding ATP-dependent Clp protease ATP-binding subunit: protein MNKKFSQNVKKVLANSREESLRLGHDYIGTEHILLGLIQEKDTLAVQVLKSLKVDLKDLRNRIEEAIPVKKGNETTFQVGNLPLNKHAEKVLKFTYLEAKVNREEEIYPEHLVLSLLKHHENLASQILDQFNVDYESYRSELEYLAEQKLEDPGLEDLPHSGPSESDPYEDEPSQTSYSRKSSNKSMTPVLDNYGRDVSRLAEEGKLDPIVGRETEIERVSQILSRRKKNNPILIGEPGVGKTAIVEGLALRIIQKRVSRTLFNKRIVMLDLAALVAGTKYRGQFEERIKAIMTELEKSRDVILFIDEIHTIIGAGGATGSLDASNIFKPALARGELQCIGASTLDEYRQHIEKDGALDRRFQKVMIDPPTAEETIQILNNIKSKYEDYHSVSYTDEAIISCVKLSDRYITDRFLPDKAIDVIDEVGARVHLKNIHVPKHIEDIETQIDQIKEQKNTAVKSQQYEKAADLRDLESRLLKKLDQSKLEWEADAKAKRYPVTEEDIAEVVAMMTGIPVKKVALSESKKLVNMADEIKQTIVGQDEAITKISKAIQRNRVGLKDPRKPIGSFIFLGPTGVGKTELAKAIARFLFDSEDALVRLDMSEYMEKFTVSRLIGAPPGYVGYEEGGQLTEKIRRKPYSVILLDEIEKAHPDVYNILLQVLDEGLLTDGIGRKIDFKNTILIMTSNIGARQLKDFGQGVGFATKTRQENQDENTKSVIKNALKKTFSPEFLNRIDDVLIFNSLEKSEMHQIIHIVLKKLLNRIEQLGYHLTLTDEAIDFLAEKGFDPQFGARPLHRAVQKYLEDALAEFLLSENPEQGSKLKALLDKEKDLIYIQLATKTSSLKKS from the coding sequence ATGAATAAAAAGTTTTCCCAAAACGTCAAAAAAGTCTTGGCCAATAGCCGGGAAGAATCGCTCCGACTGGGTCATGATTATATTGGCACCGAACACATTCTATTAGGTCTGATTCAAGAAAAAGATACCCTTGCCGTTCAGGTTTTGAAATCTTTAAAGGTTGATCTAAAGGATTTGCGAAATCGCATTGAAGAAGCGATTCCTGTAAAAAAAGGAAATGAAACCACCTTTCAGGTGGGCAACCTTCCTCTCAATAAGCATGCAGAAAAAGTCCTGAAATTCACCTATTTAGAAGCTAAAGTCAACCGGGAAGAAGAAATTTATCCGGAACACTTGGTCTTGTCTTTATTAAAGCATCATGAAAATCTGGCTTCTCAGATTTTGGACCAATTTAATGTGGATTACGAAAGTTACCGATCTGAATTAGAATATCTCGCTGAACAAAAATTAGAAGATCCGGGATTGGAAGATTTGCCACACAGCGGTCCTTCTGAATCTGATCCTTATGAAGACGAACCCAGCCAAACCAGTTATTCTCGCAAATCGAGCAATAAATCCATGACTCCTGTCCTTGATAATTACGGCCGGGATGTTTCAAGACTTGCAGAAGAAGGAAAATTAGACCCCATCGTAGGTCGGGAAACCGAAATTGAACGTGTTTCTCAAATTCTTAGTCGACGAAAAAAAAATAATCCGATTTTAATTGGCGAGCCAGGTGTAGGTAAAACCGCCATTGTGGAAGGTCTGGCATTGCGAATTATTCAAAAAAGGGTATCAAGAACCCTTTTTAACAAACGCATTGTTATGTTGGATTTAGCAGCTCTGGTTGCTGGTACCAAATACCGTGGGCAATTTGAAGAGCGCATTAAAGCCATCATGACAGAATTGGAAAAATCACGCGATGTCATTCTGTTTATTGATGAAATTCATACCATCATTGGAGCAGGAGGCGCTACAGGTTCTTTGGACGCATCCAATATCTTTAAACCTGCACTTGCACGGGGTGAATTGCAATGTATCGGAGCATCCACTTTAGACGAATACCGTCAGCATATTGAAAAAGATGGCGCTTTGGATCGCAGATTTCAAAAAGTGATGATTGATCCACCAACAGCAGAAGAAACCATTCAAATTCTTAATAATATCAAATCCAAATATGAGGACTACCATTCTGTAAGCTATACAGATGAGGCCATCATAAGTTGTGTGAAATTGAGTGACCGTTATATTACAGATCGTTTCCTGCCAGATAAAGCAATTGATGTAATTGATGAAGTTGGAGCCAGAGTGCATTTGAAAAACATTCATGTTCCAAAGCATATTGAAGACATCGAAACACAAATTGATCAAATCAAAGAACAAAAAAATACCGCTGTAAAAAGTCAGCAATACGAAAAAGCTGCCGATTTAAGAGATTTGGAATCGCGTTTACTTAAAAAACTTGACCAATCAAAACTGGAATGGGAAGCCGATGCAAAAGCAAAACGCTACCCTGTTACCGAAGAAGACATTGCGGAGGTCGTTGCCATGATGACCGGAATTCCGGTTAAAAAAGTTGCTTTGTCTGAGAGTAAAAAACTTGTGAACATGGCTGATGAAATTAAACAAACCATCGTTGGTCAGGATGAAGCCATTACTAAAATCAGCAAAGCAATTCAACGAAATCGAGTTGGATTAAAGGATCCAAGGAAACCAATTGGTTCATTTATATTCTTAGGACCTACTGGAGTTGGAAAAACTGAATTGGCTAAAGCAATTGCGCGATTTTTATTTGACTCCGAAGATGCATTGGTCAGGCTCGACATGAGTGAATACATGGAGAAATTTACCGTAAGCCGATTGATTGGGGCCCCTCCAGGCTATGTAGGCTATGAAGAAGGCGGACAACTAACAGAGAAAATCAGAAGAAAACCCTATTCTGTAATACTTCTGGATGAGATTGAAAAAGCACATCCGGATGTTTACAACATCTTATTGCAGGTATTAGATGAAGGTCTTTTGACCGATGGCATCGGTCGTAAAATTGACTTTAAAAATACCATACTCATTATGACCTCCAATATTGGGGCGCGTCAATTAAAAGACTTTGGCCAAGGTGTTGGTTTTGCTACAAAAACACGCCAGGAGAATCAAGATGAAAATACGAAATCGGTCATTAAAAATGCATTAAAAAAGACCTTTTCCCCTGAATTTTTAAATAGAATTGATGATGTTTTAATTTTCAATAGTCTTGAAAAATCTGAAATGCATCAAATCATTCACATCGTACTAAAGAAATTATTGAATCGAATAGAACAATTAGGATACCACCTGACGCTTACAGATGAGGCCATTGATTTTCTTGCTGAGAAAGGTTTTGATCCCCAATTTGGTGCTCGTCCACTGCACCGTGCGGTTCAGAAATATTTAGAAGATGCGCTGGCTGAATTTTTATTAAGTGAAAATCCAGAGCAAGGATCGAAACTAAAAGCCTTATTAGATAAGGAAAAGGATTTGATTTACATCCAACTGGCCACCAAGACCAGTTCCTTGAAGAAATCTTAA
- a CDS encoding translation initiation factor IF-3 produces the protein MNLRRGPVNKFDELKEQFRINDAIRNSQIRLVGENFEEISTVAGKPIEAGVYYTDQALKWAFDLGMDLVEITAKADPPVCKIIDFQKFLYLKRKKEKELKAKTAKTVVKEIRFGPHTDDHDYEFKTKHAIKFLEEGAKVKAYVQFRGRAIVFKDRGELVLLRFIKELESYGVAEELPRLEGKRMHVIISPKKKSN, from the coding sequence TTGAATCTAAGAAGAGGTCCTGTCAATAAATTCGACGAACTAAAAGAACAATTCCGCATTAACGATGCCATCCGAAATAGTCAAATTAGACTCGTTGGCGAAAATTTTGAAGAAATCAGTACAGTAGCTGGTAAACCTATAGAAGCCGGTGTATATTATACGGATCAAGCACTTAAATGGGCATTTGATCTTGGGATGGATTTGGTAGAAATTACCGCAAAAGCTGATCCTCCGGTTTGTAAAATCATCGATTTCCAAAAATTCCTCTATCTAAAGCGGAAAAAAGAAAAGGAACTCAAAGCAAAAACTGCTAAAACGGTAGTAAAAGAAATTCGATTCGGTCCACATACTGACGATCATGACTATGAATTTAAGACCAAGCACGCCATTAAATTTCTGGAGGAAGGGGCAAAAGTCAAAGCTTATGTCCAATTTAGGGGTCGGGCCATTGTATTTAAAGATCGAGGAGAATTAGTCTTATTGCGATTTATAAAAGAGTTGGAATCTTACGGAGTTGCGGAAGAACTCCCTCGCCTTGAAGGTAAACGGATGCACGTAATCATATCTCCAAAGAAAAAATCAAATTAA
- a CDS encoding ABC transporter permease, protein MIFLRIVLDSFNQAIQQLTSNKLRSFLTLLGITIGIFCVIAVLSSVDSLEENIVQSFDKFGNDVIYVDKWPWSEDPGQNYYKYMARPVADINDLRNIQNKSKLAQAASLAVFLPGRTTKFMDVVVEGAYMAGITDDYDKIIKLEFEDGNYFSARDFQIGGNQTILGNKLALSLFPKGNGVGKEINIGGQKFQVVGILKKEGKSIISIMPNDEAVFIPFNTARKLVSINSSSNWGTLLSVKANKGVDLEELKYEVSSIIRPGRGLKPREKDNFSINRITMLTNLVDKVFGVINFAGFIIGLFSMLVGAFGVANIMFVSVKERTNLIGIKMAIGAKRYFILLEYLIEAIILCIIGGLVGLVIVWGALFILAKVLEFPIYMSFQNIALGISLSILIGIVAGIIPAIIASRMDPVEAIRK, encoded by the coding sequence TTGATTTTTTTAAGAATCGTATTAGACAGTTTTAATCAGGCCATCCAGCAGCTAACTAGCAATAAATTGCGCAGTTTTCTGACTTTGTTGGGGATTACCATAGGTATATTTTGTGTAATTGCTGTGCTTTCTTCTGTTGATTCCCTCGAAGAGAACATCGTTCAAAGTTTTGATAAATTTGGGAATGATGTTATTTATGTTGATAAATGGCCTTGGTCAGAAGACCCTGGTCAAAATTATTATAAGTACATGGCAAGGCCGGTAGCAGATATTAATGATTTGCGCAACATTCAAAATAAGTCAAAGCTTGCTCAAGCTGCTTCGTTGGCCGTGTTTTTACCAGGGAGGACTACAAAATTTATGGATGTTGTCGTTGAAGGTGCATACATGGCTGGAATTACAGACGACTATGATAAAATTATCAAACTTGAATTTGAAGATGGAAACTATTTTTCAGCACGTGATTTTCAAATTGGTGGAAACCAAACAATACTAGGGAATAAATTGGCTTTATCCTTGTTTCCAAAAGGGAATGGGGTAGGAAAGGAAATTAATATAGGTGGTCAGAAATTTCAAGTAGTTGGAATTTTAAAGAAAGAGGGTAAATCAATTATTTCCATAATGCCCAATGACGAAGCAGTCTTTATACCCTTTAATACCGCCAGAAAACTGGTATCTATAAATTCCAGTTCAAATTGGGGCACCTTATTAAGTGTAAAAGCAAATAAAGGAGTTGACCTTGAAGAGCTAAAATATGAAGTCTCAAGTATTATTAGACCTGGGAGAGGTTTGAAACCACGTGAAAAAGATAATTTTTCAATTAATAGAATTACCATGCTGACAAATCTTGTAGATAAAGTCTTTGGTGTAATCAATTTTGCTGGATTTATTATTGGATTGTTTTCAATGCTAGTTGGAGCATTTGGTGTGGCGAATATTATGTTTGTTTCTGTAAAAGAACGAACCAATTTAATAGGCATCAAAATGGCCATTGGTGCAAAACGTTATTTTATATTATTGGAATATTTGATTGAAGCAATCATTCTTTGCATCATAGGAGGTCTTGTAGGATTGGTTATTGTTTGGGGAGCCTTGTTTATTCTTGCTAAAGTACTTGAATTCCCAATTTACATGTCATTTCAAAATATCGCGCTTGGAATAAGTTTGTCAATACTCATCGGCATTGTAGCTGGCATTATACCTGCAATCATTGCATCCAGGATGGATCCTGTAGAAGCAATTCGGAAATAA
- a CDS encoding (d)CMP kinase, whose amino-acid sequence MHMIIAVDGFSACGKSTLAKDLAIELNIVYIDSGAMYRAITLYYLEQKKINPDLAIEDLPIHQIQIDFIPGLKPQLLLNNKDVTEEIRQPIVSDLVSEVSAVSKIRKAMVDLQRKIATGKSIIMDGRDIGSVVFPNADVKLFVTAEIDTRAHRRYSELKQRGIQQSIEQIKSNLIKRDQIDSTRKDSPLIQTEDAILLDNSHLNREQQKQFALHIIRTKLTKNCN is encoded by the coding sequence ATGCATATGATAATTGCTGTAGATGGATTTTCTGCTTGTGGTAAAAGTACCCTGGCAAAGGATTTAGCTATTGAGTTAAACATCGTTTATATTGATTCAGGTGCCATGTATAGAGCCATCACCTTGTATTATTTGGAGCAAAAAAAAATTAATCCAGATCTTGCTATAGAAGACCTACCCATACACCAAATTCAAATTGATTTTATTCCAGGTTTAAAACCCCAACTCCTGTTAAACAATAAAGATGTAACAGAAGAAATCAGACAACCCATTGTTTCAGACCTTGTAAGTGAGGTATCTGCAGTATCTAAAATCAGAAAAGCAATGGTAGACTTGCAAAGAAAAATTGCCACCGGAAAATCCATAATCATGGATGGACGCGATATTGGCAGTGTCGTTTTTCCAAATGCAGATGTAAAACTTTTTGTTACTGCCGAAATTGATACCAGAGCCCATCGCCGCTATTCAGAATTAAAGCAACGTGGAATTCAACAAAGCATCGAACAAATTAAATCTAATCTTATAAAACGTGATCAAATCGACTCAACTCGAAAAGACAGTCCGTTAATTCAAACTGAAGATGCTATTTTACTTGATAATAGCCATCTCAATCGAGAACAACAAAAACAATTTGCCCTCCATATTATCCGGACAAAATTAACTAAGAATTGCAATTAG
- a CDS encoding DUF2795 domain-containing protein — protein sequence MYWTLELAHHLEEAPWPASRDELIDFAIRSGAPIEVLENLQELEDDEEIYESMEDIWPDYPRKDDFLFNEEEY from the coding sequence ATGTATTGGACGTTAGAATTAGCTCATCATTTGGAAGAAGCACCATGGCCGGCATCACGGGATGAGCTGATAGATTTTGCCATACGTTCAGGTGCTCCAATTGAAGTGTTAGAAAATCTTCAGGAACTGGAAGACGATGAAGAAATCTATGAAAGCATGGAAGATATCTGGCCGGATTATCCCCGGAAAGATGATTTCCTCTTTAATGAAGAAGAATATTAA
- the rpmI gene encoding 50S ribosomal protein L35 encodes MKLTGKGKVKRYQAKTSHFMRHKTKKAKRHLVHSVIVHKSEEKRMKQLLGIF; translated from the coding sequence ATGAAATTGACCGGTAAAGGAAAAGTAAAGCGTTACCAGGCTAAAACTTCGCATTTTATGAGACATAAGACCAAGAAGGCCAAAAGACATTTGGTACATTCTGTAATTGTACATAAAAGTGAAGAAAAACGTATGAAACAATTATTAGGAATATTTTAA
- the queA gene encoding tRNA preQ1(34) S-adenosylmethionine ribosyltransferase-isomerase QueA produces MRTKLSQFTFNLPKNLIAQYPVEERSDSRMMVIHRDTGKIEHKTFKDLLDYVQDKDAMIINNTKVFPARMYGRKEKTGAKIEVFLLRELNKEVRLWDVLVDPARKIRVGNKLYFYDKNGKEVLVAEVVDNTTSRGRTIRFLFDGDSQAFQNALKILGQTPLPKYITRNLESADEERYQTIYAKEVGAVAAPTAGLHMSRELYKMLEIKGVNFGEVTLHVGLGTFRTIDVEDLSKHKMEAEYFRIDESTAKLVNETKDLGKNIISIGTTTMRALESSVSASKYLKPAEGWTNLFIYPPYDFRIANRLITNFHLPKSSLLIMVSAFTGHELLNEAYEMAIKEKYRFYSYGDSMLII; encoded by the coding sequence ATGCGTACAAAATTATCGCAGTTCACATTTAACCTCCCTAAAAATCTAATTGCTCAATATCCAGTTGAAGAGCGTTCTGATTCAAGGATGATGGTAATTCATCGGGATACCGGTAAAATTGAACACAAGACATTTAAGGATCTTTTGGACTATGTCCAGGATAAAGATGCTATGATTATAAATAACACCAAGGTATTCCCAGCTCGTATGTACGGGCGAAAAGAAAAAACGGGTGCAAAAATCGAAGTGTTCCTTTTGAGAGAATTGAATAAAGAAGTTCGTTTATGGGATGTTCTGGTTGATCCAGCGCGTAAGATCAGGGTCGGTAATAAATTATACTTCTATGATAAAAATGGAAAGGAAGTCCTGGTTGCCGAAGTTGTAGATAATACAACATCGCGTGGAAGAACCATCCGATTTTTATTTGACGGCGACAGTCAGGCATTTCAAAATGCTTTAAAAATTCTTGGACAAACCCCGCTGCCAAAATACATTACCCGAAATCTTGAATCTGCTGACGAAGAACGCTATCAAACAATTTATGCTAAAGAAGTCGGTGCTGTTGCAGCTCCAACTGCAGGACTCCATATGAGTCGAGAACTGTATAAAATGCTTGAGATCAAAGGTGTAAATTTTGGTGAAGTAACCTTACATGTTGGATTAGGGACATTTCGTACCATCGATGTTGAAGATTTGTCTAAGCATAAAATGGAAGCTGAGTATTTTCGCATTGATGAGTCAACCGCTAAATTGGTAAATGAGACCAAAGATTTAGGTAAAAACATCATTTCAATTGGCACCACAACCATGCGCGCTTTAGAATCTTCTGTTTCAGCCTCTAAATACCTAAAACCAGCGGAAGGTTGGACTAATTTATTCATCTATCCACCCTATGATTTTAGAATAGCAAATCGGTTGATTACGAATTTTCATTTACCAAAGTCAAGTTTATTAATTATGGTTTCAGCATTTACTGGTCATGAATTGTTAAACGAAGCCTATGAAATGGCAATAAAAGAAAAATATCGTTTCTACAGTTATGGTGACAGTATGCTGATTATATAA
- the rplT gene encoding 50S ribosomal protein L20, with protein MPRSVNAVASRRRRKKIMKAARGYFGGRSKVYTVAKNAVERAMKYAFKHRREKKRAFRRLWIARINAAVRPLGLSYSKFIHLLATKNIDLNRKVLADLALNNATAFQTLVENVKK; from the coding sequence ATGCCTCGTTCAGTCAATGCAGTAGCTTCCAGAAGAAGAAGGAAGAAAATCATGAAAGCCGCCCGCGGTTATTTCGGTGGTCGTTCAAAAGTTTATACCGTTGCTAAAAATGCGGTAGAACGCGCAATGAAATATGCGTTCAAACATCGCAGGGAAAAGAAAAGAGCGTTTAGAAGACTTTGGATTGCTCGTATCAACGCTGCCGTTAGACCCCTTGGTTTAAGTTATTCAAAGTTTATCCATTTACTGGCTACAAAGAATATTGATCTCAATCGTAAAGTACTTGCAGATTTAGCATTAAATAATGCAACTGCTTTTCAGACTTTGGTTGAGAATGTAAAAAAATAA